The DNA region ataaattattaaaatataaaacgccctcagtgtagtcaataaataaactaaactaccctttGCATAAGAACGATaaccccagaatacaaatatacagtatatatatgctccatgaccatgtcaaaagaacttgtaactctcaaaaaatatttaaaaaaataaataatgaatatatttcagacaattacacagtggaaggcatcatattgcacagcattacagtccattcagttcaggtgtactgtgtttcaataatggtatggaggtgaggtgtggggtatttgtgtccctctttaacgtcctttgccaccagtctTATTGTAGCTTGGAAGAAGCTGTTGTGAAAGCAGAGGTGCTCTGTGAGTGGAGATGCTCTCTGGCCTGTGGTGCCTCAGGTTGTATCCTGATTCCTTTCACCTGAACAGAGAGTGAGCTGGGTGGTGTCTGTCCCTCAGGATGCTCTGTGCGTAAATTTCAGCACTTTATCATTCTTAGTTATACTAAACTATCTGTTTGCTGCTTCACTCCCAGATCCATGGCAAAGTGGCTGAAGGACTACCTAAACTTTGGCGCCAGGCGTGACCCTCCACAGCCCCCGAGGCCAGATTACAGCGAGAGTGAGATTCTGAGGGCCTACAGAGCTCAGAAGGAGCTAGATTTCGAGGACCCGTATCAACACTCTGATAAGGAGCATCAGAATGGTGGTTTCAGCCCCTGTAGTGCCACAGTGAGCCTTCCTTCTTTCCCTGCATTTGGTTCAGTGCTGCCTAATGGTGTGGAGGTATGACATGCATGTTTTTACAGTcatgtaaataaagttttttttttttttttttttaattgtatacCAGGTATCTCGCTAAATAAACATACCTTTTCTCCTAGATCTCCCTTTGACATTGAGTATTGACGACATtaaattcaaacatttaaagCTTTGTTTACATGTGTTATTGTTCCAGGTGAAAGTGGTGTCTCCCAAGCACAGACTTATTAAAGTGGACTCTCAGGAGTTTGGCTGCTGTAAAGTCCCCCTGAGTCCTGTGACTGTTCAAGAGGAACCCGTAAgaactgtttttatttgtgttctgCTGTATTTTCTTGGCATTTCTCCTCTATTCGCCCCATCCTtagctttttctttatttcattctaGGGCTATCAGTCGATTACAATTttaaatcatgattaatcacacattttgtattcaaacatctgttcaaaatgtaccttaaagggagatttgtcaagtatttaatactcatgtgattatcataaagtgggcatgtctgtaaaggggagactcgtgggtacccatagaacccatttcattcacatatcttgaggttagaggttaatgcgttaaagaaattagtggcgtaaaaatgaatttgcgttaacatgttattatcgtgttaactttgacagccctatctcAGTCGTTTACTAAttttgtctcacacacacatagataaaCACAGAGTTACTGTATATTTCCAGCTTATTTATTAGTGAGAtgctctttgtttctctctctccccaccaAGGTGGTTCCTTCTGCCCCTGCCGCGTCGGACACTGACACAGACTACTCTGATCCATTTGATGTCCGTCCAGACCCCAGAGGCAGACCAAACTGGGAGCCCAAATCTGCACCAACAGATTGCTGCAGCTACATGGAGCCTTTTGAGGCCCAACGGATTATCTCAGGTTTGTTATGAGATCTTTTTCTCTCccacatgccagtttttttggCTCCATGTTTTCAGTTTTAGGCAAAGCTTGATCAACGTAGTCGCACTGTTTGCCTGTTTGTGACTTTAAATTACGccaaaagtcattttctctctgtttaccGTGCAGAACTGCAGCACAGCATGATGACTAACAGGTCTGGGAGTGGAGATGGCGGCCAGTTGTACGATAACCCGTATGAGGAGAGGACTCGTCACTACCACCGAGCTGCTCCAGCAGCACAACAACTAACTCAGAGGTTTGAGGGCGGACTTCTCCAGATAGACAGCAGGGAGAGCAAGCTGCCTCAGGATGATGAGAGGCCGGCTGATGAATACGACCAACCTTGGGAGTGGAAGAAGGACAACATCTCTAAAGCTCTAGCAGGTAAACTGGCATTCTCagtatatactagggctgtcaaagttaacacaaatttgttttaacgccactaatttctttaatacattaacgcaattgatcgtttagaggttgtagtgggctttatgataatcacatgcagttttgagcgagtcatagtcaagtcagcacactgacacactgacagctgttgttgtctgttggacttcagtttgccatgttatgatttgagcatatctttttttaggctaaatgcagtacctgtgagggtttctggacaatatttgtcattgttttgtgttgttaattgatttccaataataaatatatacatacattagcgtaaagcagaatatttgccctctcccatgttgagaaaagtattaaatacttgataaatctcactttaaggtacattttgaacagataaaaattattaatttgggattaatcacaattaactatggacaatcatgcgattaatcacaattaaatattttaatccattgacagcctgagtaaatacatttctatctcgaatgtgtttttttaaactaaccTACTGTATCTTTCTGTCTGGTCCATAGTTCAGTTTGAAGGGGCAGAAAGGGAGCGCTCGCGAGCTCAGACAGATCAAACCAGACTCACCAAGACGGGCACAACAGCCGAGTCAACTACACTCCGTCTGGTTGGTgacactcctcctctcctcggAGAGAGAGTGGATCCATCCATGCCACTGGAGAGACAAGTGTAAGTGGacatctgtaatgttaaaagatagagtttcaaatgtgtttttctcatttCAATTGGATTTTAATGGTTGTTTTATATCCCGACAGTTGAGCTTTCAGAGTAAATTACTTTACAGTCTGATATtgatcaaaacaaaaatgtcaggTTTAATTTCTTTTGGGATTTCACATACAGGTATTACGGTAGCTCTTcattttgttgtatttcctTTGGTTGTATCTAGTTATATGTGTCCCCTGGCTTTCTTCGTTCTTTATTACAATGACTCTTCGTGGTTTTGCTTAAAAATCTGATGATTGGAGTAAAAGCAGTAACATTTAGGCTTCTATCATCTTCATTTACTGTTTACATACAGCAGTCTTAAACAAAACAGTTTCATCATAGAGGGAATGCACATAATTTCACTGCACATTAATCACCACATTCACTCCCCTGAATGGAAACGTGCAACGGTCAGTCtactattttagcatttacaaGGAAAAGAAACTGCTCTTGTGCTTTACAACTTTATAGATATGGACAGAATTTAATATTCAGTCAAGTCAATTCAGAAGAATCAACAGATCAACattcagaatcaacttttggagaaacgcaacccgaTTGTTGTTGACTTAAAACAACTTCTACAAATGCCTCAATCTCATCCATGCCTGTTGCCATTGTCGTAGTGTGTTTCAGCCACAAATGCAGCATAGGTATAGAGAAAAGAGGCAACTACGGTTCGAGACATGATGAAGACCACGACAGTTCAGGAGTTACACGACGTGGATTTAAGTAAAACTCTTCTGTTTCCTCCTGCAGGTGGTACCATGGAGCCCTGAGCCGCTCGGAGGCAGAGAGTCTACTGACGCTGTGCAAGGAGAGCTCCTACCTGGTGAGGAACAGCCAGAGCTGCCGGAACGACTACTCGCTCTCACTCAGGTAGACACTCCTATTCACACCCTGACTCCTGCTGCATTTCAGATTCAAATCATTAGTGTCCCACATTTGTCCTTTTAAAGTCATTTACTGCACATTCTGGGCTTATCCCATCTCTGTGCCAGTTGTAGCAGCTTTTTTTAACTGCTTTCTCTTTACGCTTTATTGTAAGCTGTGCTGGATCCCAAAAATAAAATCCTCCTCATACTGTCTTAATTTGAAACATCATTGCCCTCTCTTAAAGGGGAATTCTACCCCAATGTACTGCACTGTACTGTGCTAAAATTATCTGATCCAATCTTTGCCTCATTTGGTTATTGTTATGGTCTCTGGGTGGTGAGAGCATCTCCTCAGACTTGAGCCCTGAGGCAACTTTTAATTGTTCGCCATTTTCCCATTATCTCTCTCTTCCCACCCAGTCGCTTTATCTGTGTTGCTCTTTCCTTCCCCCATCCCCCCACTCTCCTCTCTGTGAGTATATTTGCATCTTGTATGAATAATCTACATGAAAGCAGCTGTTTTGCAAGTGATCATCTGCATGCTGGGAATTGCTCCGAACCTCGCGTCTGTACTCGTTTGAAGCAATGAGTGGTGGAGCTGTAATTTGAAAGCTCTTGTGTGAAGCCAAAATCAAGTAAATAATCAATAAACGCAGGAATAGTTTGAGTATAACGTTTGACACATTGTAAATTACCAGACTATGTACATAGGAAGATAGATTTAGGACGTGGAGCCCGCCAGGAGTGTTACAATGATAGACCGAGTTTATACAGATTTATGGGACCAACTTTCATCATTTTCACAGAAAAGAGTTTTTGGCCCtaattgttttcagaaacataacTCGACATGTTTCTTCCAGATGGGGTTACTAACTTGTTGCAACATTTCTCTGCAGGACACCAGGGAGTTTTTGTCTTGTTATGAATGTGTGGTCTCAAACAGCTTTACGGTTCCTATAGATGCACTTTAATCTTTGTTCtgtaaaatgtctcaacaacaaGCAAAGACAAAtctttccttcttccttctctctccgTCAGGAGCTGTAAGGGCTTCATGCATATGAAGTTCACTCAGTCTTCAGAGGGCCGCTATGTGCTCGGGGAGAACAGCCCTCCCTTCTCCACTATCCCCGAGGTCATCCACTTCTACACTACACACAAGCTGCCTATCAGAGGAGCTGAACATATGTCCCTACTGTATCCTGTCATAGTGCAGACCctctgacactgacacactcacatatactcTTTCTCCTGGTGCTACTGAATATCACATATACTCAATATTTACCTATCTCCTTCCTATTTTCCTACATGCCTTTTTCGTCGCCATTCTACCTGAACTGCCCGCAAGAGATTGGACTGTTTGGTGCCATCTTTTCCGTTTACCATAAACCCCAGTAACTACACTGGCAGCTTAATAAGAGAGCTCAGTGCCTCATGAATATTCGTCTGTGAACTGGTATTGTCACTGAAACCCCCCTTATTTTAATACCATGGACTCCTGAAAATCAGCAATCATTGATATGAAAAGGATAGTTAGggagttttgaagtggggttgtatgaggtacttatccatagtcagtgtattacctacagtagatgatggtcggcacgcccccagcttggagaaacagacaggagttacggcatggaagcaaagcagtgtatagctgtggacggggccggaagcaaaacatattttagccacctaaaagtagttaaagtgtacgctatatttacaatatttacgcCGTTTTACCTTACCATTAGACAGACTGTATGACTTTGGTAAATTCAAAATAACCAAAGTCACAAAGTAACACAAACAAAGtaaccgatggaggcagcggtagaccagcaaccccctcgttctgcgaggtaaaattactgtttttttcaatggagtctggtggctttggcgagagcatagatggattcAGCAGcctcagttccccgtcagaaacggTTGTcccacggcaaggtaaaccggggaaaatattataaatatagcgtacacttaaactgatattgatatttttaggtgggcctttctttaaggtggctaaaatacgttttgctgctggccccgtccacagctatacattactttgcttccgtgcggtaactcctgtctgcttctccaaaccgGAAGcctgccgactgtcatctattgtaggtaatacactgactatggataagtacctcatacaacaccacttcaaaaaatctaaaCTACCCTTTTAAGATT from Sebastes umbrosus isolate fSebUmb1 chromosome 16, fSebUmb1.pri, whole genome shotgun sequence includes:
- the shda gene encoding src homology 2 domain containing transforming protein D, a; the encoded protein is MAKWLKDYLNFGARRDPPQPPRPDYSESEILRAYRAQKELDFEDPYQHSDKEHQNGGFSPCSATVSLPSFPAFGSVLPNGVEVKVVSPKHRLIKVDSQEFGCCKVPLSPVTVQEEPVVPSAPAASDTDTDYSDPFDVRPDPRGRPNWEPKSAPTDCCSYMEPFEAQRIISELQHSMMTNRSGSGDGGQLYDNPYEERTRHYHRAAPAAQQLTQRFEGGLLQIDSRESKLPQDDERPADEYDQPWEWKKDNISKALAVQFEGAERERSRAQTDQTRLTKTGTTAESTTLRLVGDTPPLLGERVDPSMPLERQVWYHGALSRSEAESLLTLCKESSYLVRNSQSCRNDYSLSLRSCKGFMHMKFTQSSEGRYVLGENSPPFSTIPEVIHFYTTHKLPIRGAEHMSLLYPVIVQTL